A stretch of Bacillota bacterium DNA encodes these proteins:
- a CDS encoding DUF3841 domain-containing protein, translating into MILWTIQHYPAYERMLETGILIANESHLFCQDDFRYAYDWMARKMIEANINPTCDSIRYPVWAWYQWEGKRKRRDMREGGYAKRGEKIVQLTIDIDDKDVLLSDFDLFHYPLNYWYLPSDEEDDADFERAYTNAGFTWHDLPNFQIQSNDMLLLRERIVKSWDRIFDLSKEDDGWLYGSLETKSIQATLWQVRLEQVVKAEVFIAK; encoded by the coding sequence ATGATTTTATGGACAATCCAACATTATCCTGCTTATGAAAGGATGCTTGAAACTGGAATACTTATCGCAAACGAAAGTCATCTGTTTTGTCAAGATGACTTTCGTTACGCTTATGACTGGATGGCTCGTAAAATGATCGAAGCGAATATAAACCCGACTTGCGATAGCATTCGTTACCCTGTATGGGCATGGTATCAATGGGAGGGAAAACGAAAAAGACGGGACATGAGAGAAGGGGGTTATGCAAAGCGCGGTGAGAAGATTGTTCAATTAACAATTGATATTGATGATAAGGATGTCCTTCTTTCAGACTTTGATTTGTTTCACTATCCATTAAATTACTGGTACTTACCTTCCGACGAAGAAGATGATGCTGATTTTGAGCGTGCTTATACAAATGCGGGATTTACATGGCATGATCTACCGAATTTTCAAATTCAAAGCAACGACATGCTCTTGCTCAGGGAAAGAATAGTTAAAAGCTGGGACCGAATTTTTGATTTGAGCAAAGAAGATGATGGGTGGTTATACGGAAGTTTAGAAACTAAATCGATTCAAGCAACCTTATGGCAAGTAAGGCTTGAACAGGTTGTTAAAGCTGAAGTATTCATTGCTAAATAA
- a CDS encoding recombinase family protein, which produces MAMGQRTVSVIPANPIYDFKEKAKIKKLRVAAYCRVSTELEEQQSSYQAQVDYYTMEIMKNPGWKFAGIYADEGISGTSTKNRTGFNKLIEDCMAGKIDLVLTKSISRFARNTLDCIQYIRKLKEKNIGVFFEKENVNTLDSTGEFLITILGSLAQEESRSLSTNTRWGVVRRFEKGQVMVNHNKFLGYTKNEAGELVIVPEEAEIVRLIFRLYLEGLSITQIKKYLEENGIKTVTGRNQWSTTTINNMLSNEKYMGDALLQKSYTVDYLTKKRVKNNGIVPQYYVEDSHPPIISKDLFHRIQEEKARRANIKKSAEKRTKTDSGKYSSIYALTELLICGECGKPYRRVSWTAYSEKRIVWRCLNRLEYGKKHCQNSPTIDEEVLHRGIMDAFNSLIQDKGDFVDTLQSNIQLVMGNRAKQMDIAKIEERIAELKNEMIGFVKENARCGADNTDFDEHYAKISAELKELQKIKTQYTEQQARQDSFQRRIEDMKKFLNAAECKLSNFDNQLVRQLIQSIKVMSKEKIIIKFKSGLEMEQELSKK; this is translated from the coding sequence ATGGCGATGGGACAAAGAACAGTATCGGTAATCCCTGCAAATCCGATTTATGATTTTAAGGAAAAAGCAAAGATAAAAAAACTGAGAGTGGCCGCTTACTGCCGGGTCAGCACGGAGCTGGAGGAACAGCAGTCCAGCTACCAGGCACAGGTGGATTATTACACGATGGAGATTATGAAAAACCCAGGCTGGAAGTTTGCAGGCATCTATGCCGATGAGGGCATATCCGGCACCAGCACAAAAAACAGGACAGGCTTCAATAAATTGATTGAAGACTGCATGGCAGGCAAGATCGACCTGGTGCTGACAAAATCCATCAGCCGTTTTGCACGAAACACCCTTGACTGCATTCAATACATACGGAAACTGAAAGAAAAAAACATCGGCGTGTTCTTTGAAAAAGAAAACGTCAACACCCTGGACAGTACCGGAGAATTTCTCATCACCATCCTCGGAAGCCTGGCCCAGGAAGAAAGCCGTTCCTTAAGCACCAACACAAGGTGGGGTGTGGTCCGCCGGTTTGAGAAAGGACAGGTTATGGTCAATCACAACAAGTTTTTGGGATATACAAAGAATGAGGCCGGTGAATTGGTGATAGTGCCGGAGGAAGCAGAAATAGTAAGGCTGATTTTCAGGCTGTATTTAGAGGGCCTAAGCATTACCCAAATTAAAAAGTACCTGGAGGAAAACGGCATTAAAACCGTTACCGGAAGAAATCAATGGTCTACAACTACTATTAACAACATGCTCTCCAATGAGAAGTATATGGGAGATGCCTTGCTGCAAAAAAGCTACACCGTAGACTACCTCACAAAGAAAAGAGTTAAAAACAATGGAATTGTTCCGCAGTATTATGTGGAGGACAGCCATCCGCCCATCATTTCCAAAGACTTGTTTCACCGGATACAGGAAGAAAAAGCACGCCGGGCTAACATTAAAAAGAGTGCTGAAAAAAGAACCAAAACCGACAGTGGGAAATACAGCTCAATATATGCTCTTACCGAATTATTGATATGCGGAGAGTGCGGCAAGCCTTATAGACGGGTATCCTGGACAGCCTACAGCGAGAAAAGGATTGTCTGGCGGTGCTTAAACAGGCTGGAGTACGGGAAAAAACACTGCCAGAATTCCCCTACCATCGATGAAGAAGTTTTACATAGAGGCATTATGGATGCTTTCAATTCCCTCATACAGGATAAGGGGGATTTTGTGGACACGCTCCAGTCCAATATTCAGCTGGTGATGGGCAACCGAGCCAAGCAGATGGACATAGCAAAAATTGAGGAACGGATTGCGGAATTGAAAAATGAGATGATAGGCTTCGTAAAGGAAAATGCAAGATGTGGAGCGGATAATACGGACTTTGACGAGCACTATGCTAAAATCTCCGCCGAGTTAAAAGAGCTTCAGAAGATAAAAACGCAGTATACCGAGCAACAAGCCAGGCAAGACAGCTTCCAGCGAAGAATCGAGGATATGAAGAAGTTCCTGAACGCCGCAGAATGTAAATTATCAAATTTTGACAACCAGCTTGTCAGGCAGCTTATACAAAGCATCAAGGTCATGTCAAAGGAGAAGATTATCATAAAATTTAAATCGGGTTTGGAGATGGAGCAGGAGCTGAGCAAAAAATAA
- a CDS encoding recombinase: MAQRHMPFGYKIIDGAVAIEPEKADLVRKIFNDFISGISLKQIAKDLTEMKVPNANGKPSWNHGSIGKILSNCKYTGSDFYPAIIPEEVFNAANRLREEKNTQLGRNVNYYANGIASTYPFSGRLICGECGSVFKRYTEHHDKNKKCYWKCKRYIVDNRVCCKSGVVDDKQLEACFIQIINRVMENPEMIEKRSAVNAIAESAELRKIKSQISSGLGQNDLKPSDMAQLLFKRAVEQYRISQVDDFEYKTRKLKAVLESCKPINTFDEALFKATIKSITVESTGQLRFELINGVMLSTSYKLRGKGGKAHGDGTKNSIGNPCKSDL, encoded by the coding sequence ATGGCACAAAGACATATGCCCTTCGGCTATAAAATCATAGACGGAGCCGTAGCCATCGAACCGGAAAAAGCAGACCTGGTCAGGAAAATCTTCAATGATTTTATATCGGGCATATCCTTGAAGCAGATCGCAAAGGATCTGACGGAAATGAAGGTTCCCAATGCCAATGGAAAGCCCTCCTGGAATCACGGCTCCATCGGAAAAATTTTGAGCAACTGCAAATACACCGGAAGTGACTTCTATCCTGCCATTATCCCGGAGGAAGTATTCAATGCCGCTAACAGGCTCAGGGAAGAAAAGAACACCCAGCTTGGCAGAAATGTCAATTACTATGCCAACGGCATCGCCAGCACTTACCCCTTCAGCGGCAGATTGATATGCGGGGAATGCGGCAGTGTTTTCAAAAGGTACACCGAACACCATGACAAAAACAAAAAATGCTACTGGAAATGCAAACGGTATATCGTTGACAATAGGGTCTGCTGCAAAAGTGGCGTGGTTGACGACAAGCAGCTTGAAGCATGCTTTATACAAATTATCAACCGGGTGATGGAGAACCCTGAAATGATAGAAAAGCGTTCAGCAGTTAATGCAATTGCTGAGAGTGCAGAATTAAGGAAGATAAAATCGCAAATATCCAGCGGACTCGGCCAAAACGATCTGAAACCGTCGGATATGGCACAGCTGCTATTCAAAAGGGCTGTAGAACAATATCGAATCTCCCAGGTGGATGACTTTGAATATAAAACCAGAAAATTGAAAGCGGTGCTTGAGAGCTGCAAGCCCATTAATACATTTGATGAGGCTTTATTCAAAGCAACCATCAAAAGCATTACGGTAGAAAGCACCGGGCAGCTCCGGTTTGAACTGATCAACGGAGTGATGTTGAGCACTTCATATAAACTACGGGGAAAAGGAGGAAAAGCCCATGGCGATGGGACAAAGAACAGTATCGGTAATCCCTGCAAATCCGATTTATGA
- a CDS encoding abortive phage infection protein: protein MTGLEKLEALMKSSKGVITAKLADAHDIHREYLSEFVRQGKLDRIAHGIYITPEVWEDKMLIHQLRKSKMVYSHETALFLHDLTDRDPVAYSVTVPTGYNTSKLNQDGLIVHTIKKELLDLGICIKQTAFGNDIRTYNMERTICDILRDRNNQDASVVSDALKRYVRRSDKDLNQLMKYAGILRIEKVLRNYLEVLL, encoded by the coding sequence ATGACCGGATTAGAAAAACTGGAAGCTTTGATGAAAAGCAGCAAAGGTGTAATCACTGCCAAGCTTGCAGATGCTCATGACATTCACAGGGAGTATTTGAGTGAGTTTGTCAGGCAGGGTAAGCTTGATCGGATTGCTCATGGCATCTATATCACGCCGGAAGTATGGGAGGATAAGATGCTGATCCACCAGCTGCGGAAAAGCAAGATGGTATACTCCCATGAAACAGCCTTATTTTTACATGATTTAACGGATCGTGATCCGGTGGCGTATAGCGTGACAGTTCCAACAGGATACAACACCAGCAAATTAAATCAAGATGGACTGATTGTGCATACCATCAAAAAAGAATTGCTTGACCTTGGGATCTGTATTAAGCAGACCGCTTTCGGAAATGACATCAGGACATACAATATGGAGCGCACCATTTGTGATATTCTTCGGGACAGAAATAACCAAGACGCTTCAGTGGTATCGGATGCGCTCAAAAGATATGTCCGCAGATCAGACAAGGATTTAAACCAGCTAATGAAATATGCAGGTATTTTGAGAATTGAGAAGGTTTTAAGAAATTATCTGGAGGTTCTGCTATGA
- a CDS encoding DNA-binding protein, giving the protein MEYLSTKDIAIKWAITARQVQQLCADGRISGAKRIGRTWLIPVDAQKPEDLRKTKK; this is encoded by the coding sequence ATGGAATATCTTTCTACTAAAGATATAGCAATAAAATGGGCTATCACTGCAAGGCAAGTACAACAGCTTTGTGCTGATGGGAGAATTAGTGGTGCCAAGCGGATAGGAAGGACATGGTTAATTCCTGTTGATGCACAAAAACCAGAAGACTTACGCAAGACTAAAAAATAA